One Papaver somniferum cultivar HN1 chromosome 10, ASM357369v1, whole genome shotgun sequence genomic window carries:
- the LOC113318311 gene encoding cytochrome P450 71B9-like: MENTLLHNFLLLLPLLLLPLYFFITLFQGRNVQNKPNFPPGPPELPIIGNLHQLTAKQPYQTLSQLSKIYGPVMRLKYGRVPTVVISSVEAAEQVMKTLDLEFCNRIQFAGRRRLSYNYVDIALTPHGEYWREIRKICALELLSAKRVQSFKAVRAEEVDVLIKSILSSSSNNNPVNVYEKLTSFAHQTICRVAFGSTDGQSKNIFDNGRLTQVLDEVAFLTSLSASDFFPKLSWIIDRITGIHRRTETCFRYLDMFLQQVLDEHDNPQALKLEHEDIIDVLLKLRKAHTSTFRLTNNHIKAVVLNVYLGGVDIAAGVMTWVMAELAKNPKAKKKVQEEIRSYMGSKEKVEESDLDNFHYLKMVVKETLRLHPTLPLLTRESIKHSKIDGYDIYPKTWVLINTWALARNPKYWKNPEEFLPERFKNSSFSLGENQNLEYKPFGGGRRICPGLNMGSVLTELVLANILYTFDWELPEGLNTEDLNMEGLSGTRYPLELLPIKHVVSKYD, from the exons ATGGAGAATACTCTTCTTCATAATTTCCTTCTACTTCTTCCTCTGCTTCTACTTCCTCTCTATTTTTTCATCACACTATTCCAAGGCAGAAATGTTCAAAACAAACCCAACTTCCCACCTGGTCCTCCTGAGCTTCCTATCATTGGTAATTTACATCAGCTTACTGCAAAACAGCCTTATCAAACACTGTCACAACTATCTAAAATATATGGTCCAGTCATGCGTCTAAAATATGGTCGTGTACCAACAGTCGTAATCTCCTCTGTTGAAGCTGCCGAACAAGTAATGAAAACACTTGATCTTGAGTTCTGTAATAGAATTCAATTTGCTGGACGAAGACGTCTTTCCTATAATTATGTAGACATCGCTTTAACACCTCATGGAGAGTATTGGAGAGAGATTCGGAAAATATGTGCTCTTGAACTTTTGAGCGCGAAAAGGGTGCAATCTTTTAAGGCAGTCAGGGCTGAGGAAGTTGATGTTTTGATTAAATccatattatcttcttcttcaaataataATCCTGTTAACGTTTACGAAAAGTTAACAAGTTTTGCGCACCAAACAATCTGTAGGGTTGCTTTTGGTAGCACAGACGGTCAAAGTAAGAATATATTTGATAATGGAAGACTTACACAAGTTCTTGATGAAGTTGCCTTTTTGACTAGTTTATCGGCATCCGACTTTTTTCCCAAGTTAAGTTGGATTATTGATAGGATCACTGGAATCCATCGTAGAACAGAAACATGCTTTCGTTATTTGGATATGTTTTTGCAACAAGTCTTAGACGAACATGACAATCCGCAGGCACTGAAACTGGAGCACGAAGATATCATAGACGTTTTGCTTAAACTAAGAAAGGCTCACACGAGTACATTTCGTCTCACTAACAATCATATCAAAGCAGTAGTTCTG AATGTATATCTCGGTGGAGTAGACATAGCAGCTGGTGTAATGACTTGGGTAATGGCAGAACTGGCTAAAAATCCCAAAGCAAAGAAAAAAGTTCAAGAAGAGATTAGAAGCTATATGGGATCCAAAGAAAAGGTAGAAGAATCAGACCTTGATAATTTCCATTACTTAAAAATGGTAGTTAAAGAAACTCTAAGGTTGCATCCAACACTTCCGTTGCTTACAAGAGAAAGCATAAAACACAGTAAAATTGATGGTTACGACATATACCCCAAGACGTGGGTCCTAATAAATACATGGGCGTTGGCGAGAAATCCAAAATATTGGAAAAATCCTGAGGAATTCTTGCCTGAGAGATTTAAAAATAGCTCATTTTCtcttggtgaaaatcaaaatttggagTACAAGCCTTTTGGGGGAGGTAGAAGGATTTGCCCAGGATTGAATATGGGCAGTGTGTTAACAGAGCTTGTCCTAGCCAATATATTGTACACTTTCGATTGGGAACTTCCAGAAGGATTGAACACTGAAGACTTGAACATGGAAGGATTATCAGGTACTAGATATCCTCTAGAGCTTTTACCCATCAAGCATGTGGTAAGCAAATATGattaa
- the LOC113318312 gene encoding NADPH-dependent codeinone reductase 1-4-like, which yields MVNTGVPVITLSSGKGIPVLGMGTFETVGKGGERERLAFLKAIEVGYRHFDTAACYQTEECLGEAIGEALQLGLVKSRDELFITSKLWCTDAHPDRVLLALQSSLRNLKLEYLDLYLIHFPVSLKPGNEVTMDAAGGKVFLMDYKSVWAAMEECQNLGFTKSIGVSNFSCKKLQELLAIANIPPVVNQVEMSPVFHQTNLREYCKANNILVTAYSILGGKGTAWGSNSVLGSEVLNQIAIARGKSIAQVSMRWVYEQGAILVVKSFSEKNMRENLNIFDWELTKEDLERIGEIPQRRLIIQEFMISSNGPFKSLEEFWDEKAA from the exons atggtgAACACTGGTGTACCTGTTATCACTCTGAGCTCGGGGAAAGGGATACCTGTTTTAGGTATGGGAACATTTGAAACAGTTGGTAAAGGGGGTGAACGAGAGAGGTTGGCGTTTTTGAAAGCGATAGAGGTGGGTTACAGACACTTCGATACTGCTGCGTGCTACCAAACTGAAGAGTGTCTTGGTGAAGCTATAGGGGAAGCACTTCAACTTGGCCTAGTCAAATCTCGAGATGAACTCTTTATCACTTCTAAGCTCTGGTGCACCGATGCTCACCCTGATCGTGTTCTTTTGGCTCTTCAGAGTTCTCTGAG GAATCTTAAGTTGGAGTATCTGGATCTATACCTGATACACTTTCCGGTAAGCTTGAAGCCAGGGAATGAGGTTACTATGGACGCAGCAGGGGGCAAAGTTTTTCTAATGGACTACAAGTCTGTATGGGCAGCCATGGAAGAGTGTCAGAACCTTGGCTTCACTAAGTCAATCGGTGTCAGCAATTTCTCCTGCAAAAAGCTTCAGGAATTATTGGCGATAGCGAACATCCCTCCAGTTGTAAATCAA GTGGAGATGAGCCCAGTTTTCCACCAAACGAATCTGAGAGAGTATTGCAAGGCCAATAATATACTGGTGACTGCATACTCGATTTTGGGTGGCAAAGGAACCGCATGGGGCTCCAATTCAGTTTTGGGTTCCGAGGTGCTTAACCAGATTGCTATCGCCAGAGGAAAGTCTATTGCTCAG GTTAGTATGAGATGGGTATACGAGCAAGGCGCGATTCTTGTGGTGAAAAGTTTCAGTGAAAAGAATATGAGGGAAAACTTGAACATATTCGATTGGGAACTGACTAAGGAAGACTTGGAAAGGATTGGTGAGATTCCACAGCGCAGATTAATAATTCAGGAATTTATGATATCATCTAATGGACCTTTCAAATCTCTAGAAGAGTTCTGGGATGAAAAAGCTGCTTGA